One stretch of Armigeres subalbatus isolate Guangzhou_Male chromosome 2, GZ_Asu_2, whole genome shotgun sequence DNA includes these proteins:
- the LOC134211575 gene encoding TBC1 domain family member 13, whose product MSLYKIRVAGLEDILQQDAIDLKSLRDFCFYGIPDCNGLRSLCWKLMLGYLGPKKDTWSTTLAKKRELYKQFIEEMVIPPSDGDQHQSGCVDHPLSDGPESNWNTFFKDNEVLLQIDKDVRRLCPDISFFQQATEFPCESVVSHNRERKLHVRVAPTTLSSANVERKGLGVTKINLITKRATESYEAMDEGHEAHWEVVERILFLYAKLNPGQGYVQGMNEIIGPIYYVMASDPNLDYRQHAEADCFFCFTALMGEIRDFFIKTLDESEDGIKAMMAKLSNMLKEKDYEIWSRLRDQELYPQYYSFRWLTLLLSQEFPLPDVLRIWDSVLADEKRYNFLVKVCCAMIMLLREQILENDFANNVKLLQNFPPMDIKVVLKKATSLE is encoded by the exons ATGTCTCTCTATAAAATAAG GGTTGCTGGTCTGGAAGATATTTTACAGCAAGATGCTATCGATTTGAAATCTCTCAGAGACTTTTGCTTCTATG GTATTCCCGACTGTAATGGATTACGCTCACTATGTTGGAAATTAATGCTGGGATATTTGGGTCCGAAAAAGGACACATGGTCAACGACTCTAGCGAAGAAACGAGAATTGTATAAACAGTTCATTG AGGAAATGGTTATTCCACCCAGTGACGGAGACCAGCACCAATCCGGCTGCGTCGATCATCCATTGAGTGACGGGCCCGAAAGCAACtggaatacattttttaaaGACAATGAAGTATTGCTGCAAATCGATAAGGATGTAAGACGGCTTTGCCCAGATATATCATTCTTTCAACAG GCTACAGAATTCCCATGTGAGTCCGTAGTTAGTCATAATCGAGAGCGAAAACTGCATGTCAGGGTAGCCCCAACAACCCTCAGTTCGGCAAATGTTGAGAGAAAAGGATTGGGCGTAACGAAg ATCAACCTAATTACCAAAAGGGCCACTGAAAGTTACGAAGCAATGGATGAAGGCCATGAGGCGCACTGGGAGGTCGTTGAACGGATATTGTTCCTGTATGCTAAACTAAACCCTGGCCAGGGCTATGTGCAGGGCATGAACGAGATTATCGGACCAATTTACTACGTAATGGCTTCTGATCCTAATTTAGATTATCGCCAGCATGCGGAAGCTGATTGTTTCTTTTGTTTCACCGCTCTAATGGGAGAAATCAGAGACTTCTTcatcaaaactctcgacgagtCAGAAGATGGCATCAAAGCCATGATGGCTAAACTCTCAAACATGCTAAAGGAGAAAGATTATGAAATATGGAGTAGGTTGCGAGATCAGGAGCTGTACCCGCAGTACTACAGTTTCCGGTGGTTGACACTACTTTTATCTCAAGAATTTCCACTGCCAGATGTTTTACGAATTTGGGATTCCGTACTTGCCGATGAGAAGCGATACAATTTCCTGGTGAAAGTGTGTTGTGCCATGATCAT gttGCTTCGTGAACAAATACTAGAGAACGATTTTGCAAATAACGTGaaattattacaaaattttcctccCATGGACATCAAAGTCGTCCTAAAGAAAGCAACCAGCCTTGAGTAG